TCTTCAATTGAatgtatataaattataaaaaagAACTACCTAATTTTGGTATTTAGCAAACTTTAGTTCAACCGAGTAAAATAATTTGTGATTTCATATATATACGAAAATTTCCCATAGCAATAATAGGACATGTCAGATAATTCACAAGTTACACTAGTGAATGTCCAGCCCATATGTTCCAACCCGAGGCAAAGTTTAGTTCGGGCAAGAGGTTATAACTACCGACCTTGAAAATGGAGGGTCTTAATGTTTTTACCTCGCTTGCTTCATGGGCGAACTTTTAGGAGTTGTTTGGTACGATAATAAgtaaaaatagttttaaaataaaaatttggtgTCGCCTTATCCCTTATTTGATGATAATTcttggtataagttatcccgagattaataataatatcaaaataatttatatttgtcAGAGAGTAAAATAATAATCTCAAGATACATTATCTtaggataaaataataaaattaacaatatcaaaattaatATAACATACCAAACTgtcaataaaaattaatattatgaTAACTATTATCATCAAAACTAATCCCAGACCCGTTAAGGTAAAAAGTCAAAAGAGCTGCCCTAATATTAAGGGTGCAATGAAATAAAGGGGATAAAAAGATCAAGAATGGGAGCGAAGTGTGGTATTTGTGCAAATCACCCTGGTTCGGGTGGAACTTGGCAGCCAAAGCAAAAGGTGCTAAGCTCTAAAAATCAGGGGCAAAACCGTACACTCAACAAGTTACTGCTACTCATTTCTGTGCATAATAGTTCTGATATTTGAAGGATCATCAAACAATGGCGTGCAGGAGTGTGTTCAGAACAGTATTCTTAAAGGAACCCTGTGTTCCGACCTCTTTTCCCGTTGTATTGTTTTCTAGCCACAAATCCTTCTCCATACCCGTTTTGTGCTGTGGCTGTAAATTCATTTACGCCCGAACTTATCACTTCCCACGAAGAAGTCAGCTTCTCAATTGCTCCAATAACgaaaacccttcttcctctgAAGATGATCTCGAACAAGGTCCTCCTCAAGAAGTTATCCTTAAGGCCATTTCAGGTCCATAACCTTTAATTTTTGTTCAACAAaataatttcctttttttttttgtcataaTCTGTTTGAGCTTGAttctgagtttttatttatttatttatttatttctcggGGTCTCCTGAAGTAGTTATTTGCTTAGATTGTACTATAACTTGCAAATATATTAAATAACAAAACTTGCTAACATGCAGCAATAACAAGAAGCTCGTGGGGTATGGGAGGCTAGATTATACACAACCTTACCCTACTTGAGAAGGTATAGATGTTGTTTTCGATAGATTTCCGGCACAAGTAAAGATTAAAAGAAGCAGAAACAATaagtagtaacaacaacaagataaaaTGATAATACCCGAAGCGAAAGTAACAACATATAGTGAACGAAAAACTGTGagtaaggaaaaacaaaaatacaagacTAATACTAAAGCTATGTTAATGAAAAGGAGACACGCACGACTACCTACTAACTTTTTACCCTAATtgtcgacctccacaccctcctatcaagtgtcatgtcctcggtaagctgcgTCATGTCctacctaatcacctctccctaatACTTATTAGGCCTATCTCTACCTCTCCTCAGTCCCACCATGGCCAACCCCTCTCACCTCCTTACTAGGGTATCTATGCATCTCCTCTTCACATGACCATATCATATCAGCCTCGTTTCCCGCATATTGTCCTCCACGGAGGTCACTCCCATCTTGTCCCGAacatcttcattcctaatcttatctttcctagtatgcccacacatccatttCAGCGTCCGAAAACTTGCTAACATGATGTATGAATATATATCTTTTTGCTATAGTTATTTAGTTACTGGGTTTAAATTGAGCTTCATGAACAGTGAGATTCATATAGTTGACCCCAAGTGCTTGGGATTGAGGCATAATGTTGTTATACTTATTTAGCTACTGGAATTTCTTAACTTAACCCCAAACcccctttctctttcttttatgTGTTGGAATTTCACTTTACCACCTAAAGTTTTTTTAGGGAGATTGATTGTGCAGAAAAATGTGTACACCGTAGAGTAACTTAATGGTGGGAAGGATTAAAAATTAGTAGAGAATATGAACCTATATCTTGAGCTAGTCTGTTTCTCAATTGCTTAAGATAATATTTTTCTAGTTTCTTTGGAGGTGCCTGGCAGGGTATTGAAGTTCTTTTCAGTATTTAAACCTAGttgtttttctctttcttctttcttttaattaTATGAGCAACTTTTTCACAATTCTAACCGTTGAGGGTATTCCAGAAGTGTCCAAGACAGAAGGGCGAGTTGGACAAACTACTAATGTTGTTATTGGGGGCACAGTGCATAATGATTCAACTAATGAGTGGCTTGCTCTTGATAAGAAGGTGCAAATTCCTGGATTCATcaccaatttttatttttcataacataaaataatgtaGAAGTTTAGACAATGGTTTAAAGTTGAAGCTTTGAAGATAATGTCAAATGCTTCATATTTGTAGAAATGATAAATAACTTGATAACCATtagaagattcagaattttatACTTGAGGCGAAGCTGATAAATGCTCTTTTACTTAAAGGTGAATTCTTACCCCACTGAAAGAGGCTTTACAGCTATTGGTACTGGAGGTGATGATTTTGTGCATTCTATGGTTGTTGCTGTAGAGTCAGTGATACAACAGCCTGTTCCTGAGGTAAGGGGAATTAGATAATATACTCAACTCAGTGTGCCTCTATTTAAAATTTAATGACTATAGTGGCAGCTCAAATTTAAGTACGAGGTTTCAAAATTTTTGGAGGATTACATGCCTAGGTTTTTTGGGATTAGCTCGATCTATGCTATTTGTTTTTGGCCATTCTATGTATAAATTTGCGTATTGGGAGGATTATTGTCTTTTATGCTAGAGATGTTAAACTATTGGCCATGCTTGACCTCTATATGATATTGGGCTgaagatgaatcaatttatgatTTATGAACCAACTACAATTATGTGAATGAATAGCAGCTTCTCTTTGTTATTGGGAAAGATAATGTTCAGAATGTGTATAACTTTCTGTGATGAGGAAACAGGAGGATTCTTGGGTTGTTCTTTAGATTGAGCTGTTCTATGCTGCTCAGCTGCAATTCTCCTTACAATGAAGTATTATATATTGCCCAACTGTTTCAGCTGTTCATGAGTTGATCGAGATTTGATTTTGAAAACATGACATCTACAGTAAAATAAATAGGAAAAGTATATTTCCCTTAGACTTAGCTAGATCATATGAAAATGTAGAGAAGCTTCTGAAAGCTAGTTGTTGGAGGTTTTACTTGGAACATAATCAGTGCGTACGCACCCCAAGCAGGCATGGATAAGGTGGTCAAGAGGCGTTTCTGGGAGGATTTGGATGAGATGGTGCGTGGTATCCCGCTCACCGAGAAGcttttcataggaggagatttcaacgaCCACATTGGGGACGTCTGGGGGTATGATGATGTGCATGATGGCTTTGGTTTTGGAGATAGAAACGGAGGAGAAACATCTCTGCTGGACTTTGCTAGagcatttgatttggtgatagcaaACTCTAGTTTCCCGATAAAGAGTGAGCACTTGGTCACCTTCCAGAGTTCGGTGGCcgagactcagattgattatttaCTCTGCAGGAAGTCCAATAGAAGTCTTTGCACGGATTGCAAGGTCATCCCGACCCTTCATAGGCTCCTGGTCATGGACCTTGAGATCacgaggaagaggaggaagagggcGATGTATAGCCAACATAGgatcaagtggggagccttgacggAAGCTAAAGCGCAGGAGTTGGGGGTCAAGCTGGTGATTATGGGGGCTTGAGGAGTAGTGGAGACGCAAGCGCTATGTGGACCACGACTGTGTAGTGCATTAGGGAAGCCGCGAGAGACTGatggtggaatggagaggtgcAAGGAAAAGTGGAAACCAAGAAAGTAGCGTATCTAAAGCTAGTGGAAACTGTAAATGAGGAGGAGAAGAGGGCGAATAGGGAGCATTATAAGTTGGTTAAGAAAGAGACAAAGTTAGTAGTTACGACGGCCAAGACTGCAGCTTTTagtcgtttgtatgaggaactcgagggccgaggtggggataagaggttgttcaggTTAGCTAAGGCGCGAGAAAGGAAGGCgcgtgacttggaccaagtgaagtgcatcaaggacgaagaaggtagagttttgttggatgaggggattatccgtcggagatggcagacctacttccatagtctcttgaacgaggaggGGGACATGAGCATTGTACTGGGTGATTTGGAATTCTCCGGGAGtcgttgtgactttgggtattgtagacggattagagttgatgaagtttagggggctatgcgtaagatgagcagggtCAAAACGACTGGGCCGGATAAAATTccggtggagttttggaagaaTGCAGGcaaggcaggcttggagtggctcactaggttatttaatgtcatttttagaacgaagaagatcctgaagagtggaggtggagcacgatggttgcgatatacaagaacaagggtgatatccaaaattgcaataactatcgggatatcaagctgcttagccatactatgaaagtctgcgagagagtggtagagctaagggtgaggaggagtgtgtctattttcaagaaccagtttgggtttatgccggGGCGTTCGACAACATAAGCCATctaccttgttaggagattgatggagcagtatagggagagaaaggacttgcatatggtgttcatcgacttagaaaaggcgtacgataaagttctgagggaggttttgtggagatgtttggaggctagaggtgtacctgTTACCTtcgttaggttgattaaggacatgtatgatggagtaaagacccgagtgaggacggTGGGCGGAGACTCGGACCAttttccggttatgatggggttgcatcaaggGTCAGCACTCgacccttttttgtttgctctgacgatggacgtactgacgcgccacatccaaggggaggtgccgtggtgcatgctatttgcagatgatattgtattgattgacgagacgcgagacgGTATCaacgcgcaattagaggtatggaggcagaccctggaatctaaaggtttcaagttgagcaggaccaagacaaaatacttggagtgtaagttcagtggcgagactcaaggaggggaaggggaggtgaggctggactcgcaggtcatccctaggagaggaagttttaagtaccttgggtttattattcagggggatggggagattgatgaagatgtcacacatcgtttTGGgacgggatggatgaaatggagactcgcttccggtgttttgtgtgacaagaaggtgccaccgaaacttaagggtaagttctacagagtggtggtcagaccaacgatgttgtatggggctgagtgttggccagtcaagatcacTCATGtacagaagatgaaggtagcagagatgaggatgttgagatagatgtgcgggcacaccaggttagataggatcagaaatgaggttatttgcgacaaggtgggtgtggcccctattgaggacaagatgcgggaagcgcgacttaggtggtttggtcgtgtgaggaggaggagcacagacgcctTAGTGAGGAGGTGTAAGAGGTTGatattggagggcctacggagaggtagagccaaagaagaggtggggagaggtgattaggcaagacatggcgcagcttcagctgaccgaggacatgacccttgataggaatgTATGGAgatcgaggattagggtagtagagtaggtagtctagagtgttcataatagtagtattggcacgtagtctcgctttctgttggtagtaggtttttatgactaaccgttgttttttTTCCATTGTTGATTACCTTACTATcttatttttattctgctttcATATGgttttttggtactgtcccttcttgtctatattttcattaatgtggtgcttatactttcctgagctgagggtctattggaaacagcctctctatcctcacaaggtaggggtaaggtctgcgtacacactactctccccagactcCACAGTGTAGGataatattgggtatgttgttgttgttgactagCTCAAAATACCCACCATCTCCCATTAAACTCAAAAAGTAAAATGATCTACATTCCTATCTGAGTGTGATTTTGAAGAGTCAAGGGGACAGTGGAATTACTGTAATGTTTTGAAGTCAGAGTGGCGTATGAACCATCTTTGTCTTGACTTCAAATTCATAACTATGTGGTATGAatcatgtcacaacccaaatctgGATCTAGGTTATGACAGGGCACCTAACGAACAACTACCCATTAGGTGAACCCTCTAAGCTAAAGCATGCTCATAACGTAGAAAAGAGAATGGGAAAATACTAGTAACGGTCTCATAATAGATAAAGATAGCAGAAAACAAAGTACAAGTATCAAAACAACCCATACAACCCAAATCCGACCAGTGTTGTAAATAGCGAGCGCTACGTCGCTAATAGCGTGTGGCGACGCGACGCGAGGCAGTAGCACTATTTTGCTCTGTTGCGTAGCGATTCAGAAAAGCCTCCGCCTGTGTAGCGAGAGGCGCTGCAAGGCGACGctatttgaaaaaaaaggaagaaaaggcaGCGACAGtgattaaaatacaaaattaggGCTTGGGTTTTCACTTCTCCTCCTTCAGCGACCGTTTCTCAGCAACAGAAAAATTAGGGCTTGGGATTCATCTTCTCCATCATCAGCCATCAGCAGAGTAACCCAGGTatgttactttcttttcttttcttcttctcctttcttcttctactttcttcttctttttcttcttctatttcaactgtctttttctttttgtcttcGACAGTTCGACTTCGACCATtgctgtcttcttcttttttctttttctcctttcttctttcttcagtGATCAgctccttctttctttcttcctttttcttcttcttgtcttttttttttgtgctcTGTTTTTCGACCAGCAGCAGAGGCAGAGCAGAGCAGAGactccttctttctttcttcccttcctctttcttcttctcttatttttttttttgctctatTTTTCAACCAGCAGCACAGGCAGAGCAGAGGCAGAGTCTCTTTTTAGGCTCTGTTTTTTCAGTTATAGACTTATAGTCTTATAGAGTAGAATTAATTGCATATTGACTTgataattttttttctataaaaCAGCATTGAAATGGCGTCATCCGATAGTAATAAACGAAATGATATAGCTTGGAATTATGCTATACAAGGCTCATCAAGATCCGCAATTAAATGTGTGTTTTGTGAAATATTTCATCcgatatatataatattttatgtttttgtataATTGTCGCTTCACATCAAAAAGGCTAGCGCTTCGCTGCGCGCCTCCCGCCTCAGTGCTATCCAAAACACTGAATCCAACTAAGTTATGGAGCACTAGAATCTGAGTATAACTAATGTGAGACGCAACTCGAAAACAAAGGAAATGCTAAAAATCTGATAATAGATGAAAGCTAGTAGTGGCTCACCTCAACTTAAATGACTGATGACAGAGTTGGAATCACTGCTCCTGGCTGGAACCTGCGCACACGCAGTAACTGTGAGTCTAAAAGACCCAGCAAGATCATCAACTCGCTCTCCCAGCTTACCCCTGTGGCAAGTCTGTAGAAGTCGCTGGTAGTGCATAAATATATCAATGCAAAGCAATACAAATATAGAAATGATATACAAGTAAAGAAACTGAATCAGAGATCCTGAATACAACTAATGAAAGTAGACATAATGCTGCTACATGCTGAAGAACTGTTGAAGCTCCTATGGCTGCTGTGGAGCTATGAGTACGCTCACTCAAGCTCGACCCATCTATGGGGCCATGAGTATGCTCACTCAAGCTCAACCCATGGTGAAATTGCTAGCTCATAAAGACATACATCGTGCCCAAGCTGTGTGTAATGCTAACTATGTGATGATGCGTACTAAACAGCTAAACAAATATCGGTCAAGTAAAGAACATGCCAACTACTGAAAGTATCATGAAAATATATACACATGCTAGGACCTCTCTCTGTCTAAGATAGAAACTTCAAAACTAGCTAAGCAAGTTCATGCTCACCCACGCACAAGAACAAGGTAGTTTTAATACAAGCAACACATATAACATGCTTTTAAGAAAAAGCAAGCAAACTAAGAATTTAAGTCTTAGTTGTCTAAAAAATGGGAACTTCCCTTTTACTTGAATCTCCAAAACTCACTCAAAAGATCTCTGTTTACCTCAATCTATTCAAAATCATGAATAACGGGTCGAAATTAGTCTAGAACAACTATTCtcatatttttaggaagtttCGAAGTCAATATCAACTTTTGGTCAACTCCAAGATCGATCTCTGATCAACTAGTCAAATCTCGAAACAAAGTTCATAACCTAGTTACCCATAAGCTAAGGAATCCAAATCCATTATCAAAATTCAGATTTGATGTCATTTGCATggtcaaatcatcattttatcaTTTATAGGTGTAGGTCTAAATTATCCAATTTTAGCATTTGAATCTCATGATTTAACGATTCAAATCGCGTATGATGTCAAGACTAGTGTAGGGAAATCATACCTCAAATCTTAGCTTAAAACTCCATTTCGAATACTATGTATAAGCTCAAATCCCAAAACTTGCCAATAATGGCTGCTGAAGATACCAACTTTTTATAGGCTACAGGAATACACATCGTGATCGTGACCCCTGAGCCACACAATTGTGATTCATAGAAGGTTAAATCTTTGCGATCATGTCACATACCACCGCAGTCGCGTGGAAGACTTGAGCGGAGGTTGACCAAGCTGACCCCAACCCTTTGCATTCGCGGACCAACTCCATGCGGTCACGATGACCTAGCCCTCCAAAGCATCACGATTGTGTCCCTTCTCTCTGCGTTTGTGCAAGAGAAAACCATAGAAAAATCCGTAACACGCAATGTTGCTCCAAGTGCAACGAAACATCCCCGAGCCCCTCGGGTCCCAATCCAAACTTATCCACAAGTCCAAAAACTTCCTATGAATTTATAGGAAGTCTCAAATCATGCAACGACACACAAATGCCTTTTGATCTAAATTTTGGTCAAACTCCAACATTGACCAAGACTAAAAGCACTATCATCAGTCCCCTCCTCTCCCGCTCCCCCTTCTACCTCCCATCTCCAACTAATATTTTACCCGAATAGAAAGGGCCGTAAAAGCGAGGATCGAGTTTTTCATTAGTCTTCTTAGCCAAAGAACGTAGTTTGTAGAGCCAAAGTTTGAGATACACCATTTCTCCAACCTCAAAATTCACTTCCCTGCGATGTCGATCAACTTGATTCTTCGTTCTTTGTTGTGCTTGTACTAGATGATTTTTGAGTTTAGTTAAGATTAGATTTCTAGTATGAATTCTTCCACTGCAAAATGTCATCCATTTGAAAAATTGATGGTGAATCCCTCTCGTATAATGTTTTAAAGGGTGTCATGCCCGCAGATCTGTTAAGGATGTATTGGACCAATATTCAGACCAAGTTAGCCAATGGAACCATTGCTTAGGATTTTTCCTGCCATACAATGAAGATATGCCCCCAAACTCGGTCTCCAGATGGTATGCAGAGCTATAGCATAATGTAGTTCCTGCCATTTTAAACAATTCCCTCCAAAACTGGCTAATGAACTCCCGGTCACGATTAGACACAATAGATTTAGGAAAACCATGCAATTAAATCACGTCCTTAATGAAAATAACAGACGTTTTTAGCGTTAAAAGGGTGAGAAAGTGGGATAAAGTGTGCATACTTAGTAAGACGGTCTATCACAACCAATATAGTATCAAACTTATGGGATCTAGGAAGGCTAGTAATGAAATCCATACTTGCATCCTCTCACACATGCTGAGGTATGGGTAAAGGTTGAAGTGATTCGACTGGACTCAAAGTTTGAGACTTATTCTTTTGTGAAATTTCTCACTTGGCAACGAAGTTTTGCACATTCTTCTTCATACCTTCCTAGTAAATATTCTCGGACAACCTCTTATATATGTTAAGATACCTCGAATGGCCTCCTATTGGAGAAGAGTGAAGCTCCTTCAACAACCCTGGTATTCTGGATGATCCTTTAGGCAAAATGAAACGTCCCTTAAACAGTAGACATCAAATGATGTATTTGTGTCTTCTTGCTGTTCTATAACTAACTTTTGCAAAATAGAAGCCAGTTTGTTGTCTTTTTGTACTTTTTGGTCCAAGTCCTCGTTGTCTTCTTATGTCTGTATCTGTAACAGAAATGTCTGTGCTTCACATACAGAGGTATGATTTATAAAGGGAATGTCTGTTTTCTTAGCACAACAAATCAAGTAGTTAACTATATGGACTGCAATAAATAATTTACTGGCCAGAATACCATAGGTTGGTATAACAACCTGCTCTAGATTGTGTATGTATCAATCTTTATGTCTCTGAGCCTCTTTCCTTCCCGGGAACTATTAGTGCATAGAGAGGATTTAAGGACAAAGCAAGAAATTTTAAGTCGTAAGCAGGTTAGCAGCTTGTATCATGAAAGCCGTATATCAACTTCCAAAGACTTAAGGGGGGAAGCACAAAGTGCCGTTTTTTACTGTAGTCTGTGTATGTTGGttctttttttattgtttttctatAACTTTTCTAACAATATAGACGTGCTAGTAGGGGAAGGTAATTAACAATACACATTGTGTGTTTATGTTTGTGAGAATGTGAACTGGATTGAACCTTAATGCGTATGACAAAGGGGAAATGGATTGGACCCATATCTTAAGGTAATTCTGCTTCTATGCAGGGCCAGGTGAGGCAGAAGCTATCTTCAGGGGGAAAATATGTATCAGTAAATATAGGGCCCATTCAAGTTGTTTCTAGTGAGCAGGTATTATCCTTTGTACCTTAAATTTGTGATTCCACTGCACCATAATCCGTTGTATGACTTGTCGCCCTCATCCAGGTTCAAGCTGTATATAAGGCCATGAAGAGAGATGTCAGGATGAAATACTTTCTGTAAACTACTTTTTTCTCTACCTTTGTATAGAATGGAAGTACCTAGTAGAGTATGTCGTTCATACTGTAGTTTAACTTTCCTTTTCTTATATATCCATTAAACTAAACATTCTTTTAGTTAATCATTCAACACACGTCTATCCTTAAATGAAGCAGAATCTTTCATTTTCAAAGTGAGTTCATCAAAAGTACAAGAAATAATGTGGTTTTACTCATTAGTGAATACTCATCCCTGCTTCTTCAGCAGGGCTGGCTTGGAGTATCCTTCGTTTAATTGACTTAAGATTTTGCTCCTACATAGCAGCTATGTTACTCACTTCGTGCGAAAGTTAAAAGATTTATGAGGAGAAAACAGCTTTTTACTTGAGATACACATAAAAACCAAGTTTTCAATAATTCACTTGGAAGTTCATATACATCTTTACCAAATTAGTATTTGTCACGTCAGCATTGGAGAGGGATTAGTCTCATTGCAAACaagatttttttttgggggggggggggggggtggggggagAAATTGCCCGTAAAATTAGAGTATGTAACTGGTTTTTCGGGACGAGTATGGAGAATaattcttgtattttttttcctttaatctGTACTGGATGAGACCTCAATAGACAAGACATTCGACCTCGCCAGGCTTGAACCTCTGACATGCACCTCGGCTTTTGACGTGCACCTTGTACTAATAAGGTGCGCAACATGTGCCTTTTGAACCACCAATACCAACATATGCTACGTCTTTACAAGTACACCACGTTTTACTATATCTGAAAAGTAGAAGGAATAAATTTGACATTTGCAGTTAATAATAACTTTTTATCAAAGTCTAGAATCTTTCTCaatgataaaaataaatcaataaactaaaaaattgtgagttttagtTGATCCAGTTCT
The nucleotide sequence above comes from Nicotiana tabacum cultivar K326 chromosome 12, ASM71507v2, whole genome shotgun sequence. Encoded proteins:
- the LOC107822494 gene encoding uncharacterized protein LOC107822494 isoform X2, with protein sequence MACRSVFRTVFLKEPCVPTSFPVVLFSSHKSFSIPVLCCGCKFIYARTYHFPRRSQLLNCSNNENPSSSEDDLEQGPPQEVILKAISVSKTEGRVGQTTNVVIGGTVHNDSTNEWLALDKKVNSYPTERGFTAIGTGGDDFVHSMVVAVESVIQQPVPEGQVRQKLSSGGKYVSVNIGPIQVVSSEQVQAVYKAMKRDVRMKYFL
- the LOC107822494 gene encoding uncharacterized protein LOC107822494 isoform X1, whose protein sequence is MACRSVFRTVFLKEPCVPTSFPVVLFSSHKSFSIPVLCCGCKFIYARTYHFPRRSQLLNCSNNENPSSSEDDLEQGPPQEVILKAISEVSKTEGRVGQTTNVVIGGTVHNDSTNEWLALDKKVNSYPTERGFTAIGTGGDDFVHSMVVAVESVIQQPVPEGQVRQKLSSGGKYVSVNIGPIQVVSSEQVQAVYKAMKRDVRMKYFL